One Capsicum annuum cultivar UCD-10X-F1 chromosome 2, UCD10Xv1.1, whole genome shotgun sequence genomic window carries:
- the LOC107860782 gene encoding protein LAZY 1 yields MKLLGWMHSKLKHKGNEPANNTTIAGNSMTCFSAHKEVKSNGAEMDFQEEQFDEIFPGFLAIGTLGNNYQTTNTDPPTPTFPMPFEYVETDITEKELKFINDELEKFLEEKLVNEAAYEPSERTIALSDDKLIQTGPTDCCGNMEECPLQKYLLGSSVELPDIEEEVKQQKTFLEELFKKKNIVQVCDVGNEGKEKKQGKKKHAAHFMKKLLRNLHSKSKSSTTDSSKGKVTGSVSSKRKLPQVLKMFHRKVHPVNENNLQDNETSNISCKAGNSGAISEASTKFSPKKEVINREHWIKTDSDFLVLEL; encoded by the exons ATGAAG TTGCTAGGTTGGATGCACTCTAAACTAAAGCACAAAGGCAATGAGCCAGCAAACAATACTACCATAGCAG GAAATTCCATGACATGTTTCTCTGCCCACAAGGAGGTTAAAAGCAATGGAGCGGAAATGGACTTTCAAGAAGAGCAATTTGATGAAATCTTCCCTGGCTTTTTGGCAATTGGAACTCTGGGTAATAACTATCAGACAACTAATACGGACCCTCCAACTCCAACTTTTCCCATGCCGTTTGAGTATGTTGAAACAGACATAACAGAGAAAGAACTGAAGTTCATAAATGATGAGCTTGAGAAGTTTCTTGAAGAGAAATTAGTGAATGAGGCTGCCTATGAGCCATCAGAAAGAACCATTGCCCTCAGTGACGACAAACTCATCCAAACAGGACCTACTGACTGTTGTGGTAACATGGAGGAATGTCCACTCCAGAAATATCTCTTGGGCTCTTCAGTTGAACTGCCAGATATAGAGGAGGAG GTAAAGCAACAGAAAACATTCCTAGAAGAGCTCtttaagaagaaaaacatagttcAAGTCTGTGATGTAGGAAATGAAGGAAAAGAGAAGAAACAAGGCAAGAAAAAACATGCAGCTCATTTCATGAAAAAGTTGCTGCGGAATCTCCATTCCAAATCAAAGAGCTCTACTACAGATTCTTCTAAAGGAAAAGTCACTGGATCTGTTTCAAGCAAGAGGAAACTCCCTCAG GTCCTTAAAATGTTTCACAGAAAAGTTCATCCTGTGAATGAGAACAATCTACAAGATAATGAGACAAGCAATATCTCATGCAAGGCTGGTAATTCTGGAGCAATTAGTGAAGCAAGCACAAAATTTTCTCCAAAGAAGGAAGTAATAAACAGGGAGCACTGGATTAAAACAGATAGTGACT TCTTGGTGCTGGAGCTGTAG